The nucleotide sequence TATCTAGCAAGGTCACTTCGACAACTGCCTGTCTTCCAGCCTCAACTCCTCTCGCAAAGCCTGTCATCAGCCGTACCTTGAGGCTAGGAGAAATCCCAGCCAAGCTTTGCGGCTGTTCCTCCCCTCTCCCTAGGGAGAGGGGCCGGGGGTGAGGGCAATGCAGAATCATGGAACTCAGATCTAGCAAAACCAGTCTCTCGGGCCTAAATTCCAGCCCGAGCCATACCAAACGCCATCACCAACATGCCCAACACCAGAAACGGCTGGGCACTCGCCTGATACTTAACATCGTTGGCAACCGGATCGCGCAAGAAGTACATATCCTGGAGCACAATCTGCGGAATCACCAAAAAGACAATCAGAGTGGCCAACAGATTTTGACCCACCACCACCAAAAAGATCGCCATACTAATTTGAAAGACATCGATCGTAGTGACCGAAATCCAAGCGGCCTTTTGAACGCCAAATACAACGGGCAGAGATTGCAGACCCAACTCGCGATCGCCCTCCACACTCTTGAAGTCATTCACCACCGCAATCCCCAAACCGGCAAGGCTGTAAATCAGCGTGATCGCAATAACCGTGGCATTTAACTGACCGAAGAGCGCGTGGCCCGCCCACCAAGGCAGCGCAATATAGCTAGAGCCCAAGGCATAGTTCCCCAACCAGCCATTTTGCTTCAGCTTGAGGGGCGGTGCCGAATAGATATAAGCCACGAAGATGCCGAACGCGGCTAACACCGTCATAATCGGAAACTCGTGCGCAGCCCACACATCCAGCCCAAACGCCAGCCCCAACCCCAGCAGCAGCAGCAGCCAAATCTGGGCAATCACCCGCTGGAGGGAAATCGCCCCCGAGGGAATCGGACGGTAGGGCTCGTTAATGGCGTCAATCTCGCGATCGTAATAGTCGTTCAACGTTTGAGTATAACCCGCCAGCAACGGCCCCGACATCAACATGCAGGCCATCGATTGGGCAAAACACTCCCAAGTCCACTCGTAGCCGCCAGAGGAAGCCGCGCCGCACACCACCCCCCACATCAGCGGAATCCAAGTTACGGGCTTCATTAACTGCAAATGAATTTGCCAGACGGAGCGATCGCCCACCTCCGCCCCCTTCATGCCCAACATTTGGCGAGCTCGCGCCCCCTTCGAGGCCGCTCCATTGCCATCTTCGACAGCCGCAACCCCACTAGCATCGGGCAGCGGTATATCGACCTCCAGATCGGGAGCATTTTGCGGTTCGGGTGCAACAGATTCAGACATAGATCGCGATCGCAGTAACAACCATCGGCTTCTCGCTCGCTCGCGTGAGAGAGACGCTTTCATCCTTACATTTTGGCGGATTTTGCCATTAGCCGCTGGGCTTGCCAGCGTTCGTTTTCCATCCCTACGAAGAAGCGGGCTGAAACTTCGCAAATAACCGACGCAACACGCCATTCACAAACGCAGGAGATTCTTCCCCCCCATAGGTTTTCGCCAACTCCACCGCCTCGTTAATCCCCACCCGCTCGGGCACTGTTTGCAAAATATCGATCTCCACCACCGACAGGCGCAGAATATCTCGTTCCACCCGCCCCAACCGCTTCAAATTCCACCCCACCAATGCTGCCTGCAAGCGTTCGTCAATTTCCCCCTTACTAGCCTGCAGCGTTTTCACTAACTGGAGAGCATAATTGCGCACGTCGGCACGATCGGCCAACTGCACGAATTCGGGGAATGTGACCGTTGCCCCCAAGCAATTAATCGCCTTTTGCGTCGAGGCGATCGCCTCGATGGTACTCTTGCGAGCC is from Synechococcus sp. PCC 7336 and encodes:
- the chlG gene encoding chlorophyll synthase ChlG, producing MSESVAPEPQNAPDLEVDIPLPDASGVAAVEDGNGAASKGARARQMLGMKGAEVGDRSVWQIHLQLMKPVTWIPLMWGVVCGAASSGGYEWTWECFAQSMACMLMSGPLLAGYTQTLNDYYDREIDAINEPYRPIPSGAISLQRVIAQIWLLLLLGLGLAFGLDVWAAHEFPIMTVLAAFGIFVAYIYSAPPLKLKQNGWLGNYALGSSYIALPWWAGHALFGQLNATVIAITLIYSLAGLGIAVVNDFKSVEGDRELGLQSLPVVFGVQKAAWISVTTIDVFQISMAIFLVVVGQNLLATLIVFLVIPQIVLQDMYFLRDPVANDVKYQASAQPFLVLGMLVMAFGMARAGI